The Pieris rapae chromosome 9, ilPieRapa1.1, whole genome shotgun sequence region GTGAGTTCTCCTCCAAAACGGAAATAAGATTGTtgtaatcattataataaaatgtcggTAATTTTGAAAAGATGAGTTGTCGAAAACACAGttgaaaaagataaaatataaaactatttaatatgataACGTGATTGTTTTACATGTTTtgacataaattaaacaatttttctgcTTACTGTATTCGCTAAAATATTTAGGTAATCCACTACTTTTTCACTAAAGGTGAGTGAATGCTGCGACCCTGAGATCCGTGGTCGTCTTGGCTCCTTACCTACACTGTCTATGTCCCTGGGAATTCTCATCTCCTACATCGCAGGCAGCTGGCTTTACTGGAGATATCTTGCATTTCTGTCCGCCACATTTTGtggtaagttatttatttgtcattataaataatctatttctCTTGCATTATACTGTAACAATGTTTTTCGACTAGCTTCGTAATTACTCCTGTCCCAAATTATAGCAGTAAATTATAGTAAGTATAAGTACTAAGATAGGCTACAATTAGATACCGCCACATCTaagatttgtaataaaaattttaacacaTCGATATATCATAGTACTATATGGCTGagacattttatttctctTGGACTTGACTTCGGGTGTCCaatacactttttatattattttctattatccAGCGGCACTATTCGTGGTTTTGATTCCACTACCCGAGTCACCTGTGTGGTTAGAAACCCAAGGCATAGACAACGAGTATGCCATGAAATGGCTCCATCTTTCAAAGCATGCCGTGGCTGCTGCGAATGGAGAAATACAGGAGtaagttttcttatttataatatttaacaccTCCTGGCTCGTTGCATGCAAAGAGAGCGGATAAGTGCtatctgtatttttaaataacttcgtGAGACCCATTCGTATGTCATATATCACCCTCCTAGACATCAATGATTGtggcattatatattttgactcggcatactcaaactcaaaatatctttattcaataagtaaacaagtacacttatgaacgtcgaaaagcgggcaagaagatctggcaagaaactttcgagtcatacaaattgtttgaattagAGCAAACCAATCCCAAGAATTAGcgtcatttaagtattcgtcaaatttataaaaagcgagggctttgaatttatttgttgataattctctaatttcgcttgggaggggatattaaaatttatattttattctcataagaattatttatacttgtcagtattctttaatttcaaCTTGGCTAACGTTGTTTCAGACCTGTAAAATCTATAAGCGGTAACAGCCTCCAACCAGTAGAAGAACCTCCAAGGAGTTTGTTCACACGAGAGGTGTTTTTTTCGCCTTCAGTAACAAAACCtctaattattgggttcgcgTTGCTGTTCCTCCAACAGTTTAGCGGTATCGACACCATCATTTACTTTACTGTAGAAATCTTTCAAAATGCAGGTATGTTTTCTGTATATATTGGATGTGGCTTTACCAACTTcttcaaattcaatttcagTAACGAAATACGTAAacgtatttcttttatattttagcaaCAAATAATGTGATTTATTAGAGGCTTACGCAAGAGGTCTATCCTAGATCTGTTTAGACAGtcaatatacttataaaattaatgcaCTTTTCATCTGACTATGAAATGAATGCAACGTGTAATATTACGTAAAATATACACGTCGCATTCATTGTGTATGAACTTGAGTATATATGtcactattttgttaataGGCAGCACATTAAACCCAATGACCGCAACTATTATTGTGGGTGCAGTGCAATTGTTTAGCAATGGTATCAGCACCATGTTAGTGGACAGAGCTGGACGGAGGCCATTACTACTACTTTCTTCTATCACAATGTGCGTTTCGATGGTTTCAATGGGAGCCGCGTTTTACTTCGAATTTGATAAGGCGTCATGGCTAGGGTAtgtgtaattaattgtattatttttatttagattagaGCTAATGGTTGTGATGTCAaaagtaaaatgaaaaatattagacatttttaattacttcctATTTAAGCGTCTTATCgtgtattgaaattttaataattataataaaaacaaaacagttacacgaatctattaaatttatagaaatcattttatatcatCCTtcaaaaagaatttttttaatacggcAAGAATAAATCtgcaaattttgtatataaaaaatgaaactgTGTTCACTTGGCTTGGTTCTGTTCCTGTTCtagaaatattatctatgcTTTACATTTCAGCTATTGAGAACTATAAAACGTATACAATACAAGCCGTAGTTATTAGTCtcaatttttttgcaaaatgcACATCgccaaataaaacattagtgATACATACATTCTTCGGTCACTTACCTTGATGATCGTGACTTGGTCGTTACTTAAACGACACTTCAAAAGAACTCTAAAATTTTAGCTAATATTGATCAATCAGTAAGAGacctatattttttgtacaggAAAAACAAGCCTTAATAAAATCCTTCGAGTGTATAATGAAATTACGgcgtttttcttttgttaattgtttttttttgtaatcagGTATCTTCCCATCATGAGCCTTGTGGTGTTCATGTTGGGATTCTCCTTAGGATTCGGTGGTCTTCCATTCCTACTGCTGGGTGAACTGTTTCCCAAACATTACAGATCGCAGCTCTCTGCAATGGCAAGCGCAGTGAACTTATCGTCCATGTTTGTGGTCCTTAAGTCTTATCACCCGTTAGAGGTatgcaaacaaaaataataattccgGTAACTATCAGGATTTGTATTATACATAggaaaaaagatatatatcacgtaattttatttaacctgctatgttttttttttgttaatgattTCTACTATAAAAGTTAGGTTAAGAATAACATTATTTCTCATGAGAATTGAATACATAATTCACTTACTGAGGaacaatataaacttaaaaaaaaatattattagagcgctcagatataaaattacaaaacaaaacagcaAGAAAATGTAgacataataaattcaatcgGTGTAGTgcctatgttttttttcacaCTTGGGCCtgcataatttaaatgtaatggtGCTTTTCATGCCAAATGTCATAgttaaatttcatttcttttgATTAACGAATTTATTGCAGCATATTATAACATCAGCTGGTACATTCTGGATGTACGCAGCCTTCTCTGGGCTGGCGTTCTTCTTCGTCGTGTTCTTCGTTCCTGAGACAAAGGGAAAGTCCCTCGCGGAGATTGAGCAGCACTTTAGAGGAAAAAAACACCAGGAGAGTATTGATTTACAAAATGTTCAAACGAAATTCTAGATCATCTCGTTTGACGATTCAAATGGAAAAACGCTGTATAATTCCGACCATCTCAGACTCTCTGGAGAAATGTTATTTTCCATTGTTGATTTCTAAATTCAGTTGTGTGATTTAGACAACGACAGGGAGAAGAGTGTGACATATAGTGTCACATTTATTGACACTATTTTATGTtgtaacctaacctaacataatattttacatactatATGTTTACAGTGTAACAGCAAATTTTGAATAACTTAACTgccattgaaataaaatagttttttgtaaacGCGAGTAAAAACCATTTAAGTGAATTTCCATTTCTGTTAAATGGAAATTCACTTAAATGGTTTTTCttcacttaaaaattaaaaatgcgtAGTTGACTACCTATGACATTAACGTTTCGAAATTAGCTTTACAGTAGAAAGtaagatttattaatgtaacacTAAGTCGTATTTTACCTGTCAAACGAGTGGTTGTTTTAATGCATctgatttatcttttattaaatgtttaatttatatcgtTATTCAATAAGAATTTTCTTTAACctagtaagtatttttttaggatACAAATTTTTTACATGCTGTTTACTGTGATATGCATTAGTTCTCTAGTCGTAATATTTAACAGTTGAAGTGTCTTTTAAGTACAATAGAACCCGTTTTATTCAATCCACACAAATCAAATAGTTGCACgtatactattataatatttcaatttattgatAGTTAATTTATGATACGTGATACTTCATTTGTTAGCTAGtagtttgtaaataataagtatagattatgtatataataatattgtacagAACGAGATATTTGAAacttgagtaattaaagtatgatataaaataaaatcttggtCTCTTATTTTCCTATGCTCAGGCAGTTTCACTATATTGAAACGTACTACGTAGTACTTATTTtgaatgtaaaatgttttatttaatatgtttatgctttgtttgtgtttttaaagaactgtAGACCAGGTGGTCAACCGGGAACCGACCTCCACTTCAGtacacattatttacattttgatagATAGAACGTGTCCGTTTGCAGaccctttttaaataaatcatatttagatACCTGATTTAATAAGTAGATAGTTTATGAGATttgaacaaatatataatttttttttaacaatagttaTTCTTATGATCCTGGGTGTGGCATCATTAAACCCATCACTTAAAAATAGAATGCAGGCATACCGTTTCCTCAATAACACTTTTAGGGTTTAGAATATTACTGTTCATACTagtacgtgggtaacactaaAAATACTTAGATTAGAACTGGCCAATGACATTgcttattaaaactttattgaatttcaactttaaaattaatgtagtaAAAAgcattgtcatttgtttttgtgaattggcggcaaaaataaaactcttgttacacgtgaaaatgaacctaacgcgagaaaattttcggtcaatgatttattatgactttagTTGTGGTCTTACTTAACAACAAAGCTATTGTAGGTGACCAAATTAGCTGTTAACGTTATGTCGTtgatacatgaataaattgtactgaaaagaacagtttatACGTTTGCGTAAGATACGAGtgtgttctgaaaagaacagttttGTCAGCGTATCGCATAGGCTACAAGCATATCGAAGTGATCTCAGGAGGACATATCCGAACGCTTCAGCCGCTGCGCGCAGAAAAGGGtcaaatttttgccgcgcctCGCTTTTGTTGAAACACGagtctaagggcctgttttatggccggataagttccaaataagctatttgttacttattggtaggataaacagtattattgcgtttcacgactgtcagatagcgctatacgtcatgaaattcgaagtatcttatttggaacttttatatttcgaataatttatgtgttgcatagctatttggcactttatccatacattgtgaaacaggcccttagtatttCTTAATGAAGTCAATATCTAGTGTCCCTACTTACGattggtttaacgagtttaagcGTCGAAGTAGCAATCTCAATGATGATGCGCGTGAGGGGTCACCAGTACTATCTATCAGGCGCTACCTTATAcgtttaattagaaattattcacataaaatatgaaaaatttagAAGCACCGCGTAAGCCATGTCAGATGTtagttaatgttaaaataaatagcgtTGGACCCTTAGCTGAGGGAGGGAGGAACCCCGTAGttcaaattttgtaaatgttaggAGTATCTGTAGTGTATGTTTTAGCACGGTGCactagataaataaatatatgacagCGTGAGtaccaaaaattaaatgtacacacacataaaaaGTACGGGATGATGATGCACCAAGAGACCTAGGGCAACAGACGGAGGCAAACGGATAGGATCCAAGGTTCAAAGTGGtggttttatttcaaagcTATCGAGCACCACGttaattttcttgaaggagTCTTCGCCACTTTGAGACGTAGTGAGAAAAGAATAGGAACCTACAGACAATAgaacaataatcaaatatgATTTGTTGTTATAAAACAACATCTTACATACTACTTACACCTAATcacacatatataatattattctagtGGGCTGTTGGTGTACATCATCATACTAAATTCCAGGTGAGTCGTGTAAGgtcattat contains the following coding sequences:
- the LOC110999748 gene encoding facilitated trehalose transporter Tret1 gives rise to the protein MTKLSTAFLKQLWLTIAASLAFLIIGLVRGYSSSALPSIESHDPILMQSSEQKSWIGSITPLGSFLGSLLSGPLMHHAGRRRTLQLTAPLWGAGWLILGFAPNFPIVLLGRIISGLGIGLVLAPTQVYVSECCDPEIRGRLGSLPTLSMSLGILISYIAGSWLYWRYLAFLSATFCAALFVVLIPLPESPVWLETQGIDNEYAMKWLHLSKHAVAAANGEIQEPVKSISGNSLQPVEEPPRSLFTREVFFSPSVTKPLIIGFALLFLQQFSGIDTIIYFTVEIFQNAGSTLNPMTATIIVGAVQLFSNGISTMLVDRAGRRPLLLLSSITMCVSMVSMGAAFYFEFDKASWLGYLPIMSLVVFMLGFSLGFGGLPFLLLGELFPKHYRSQLSAMASAVNLSSMFVVLKSYHPLEHIITSAGTFWMYAAFSGLAFFFVVFFVPETKGKSLAEIEQHFRGKKHQESIDLQNVQTKF